From the Streptomyces syringium genome, one window contains:
- a CDS encoding 3-oxoacyl-ACP synthase III family protein: protein MEQTRAAIAAAHSPFVPPPGLLEDITGVRGVHVKYDDEQASDLAVAAAAKALDMAGTGIGDIDLLLFASSGQDLVEPATAHIVAAKLGACCPVFDVKNACNSVLNALETAAAFIETGRYRTVLIACGETTTLTARWHVPDHDTFMRHLPGYTVSDAGAALLLTAGPAGPDDPGVLRTVFASDSSAWEACTVAAGGSMHPRSTHDDHVCLRLNGDELFRSGRDMARLILEYAQEEVALMRASAFVAVHQISMPQFHEACGALGLPVNRFQATVDKYGNAASASLPLQLVLAQQCERVMPGDTVALVGLASGFSIGLALIRL, encoded by the coding sequence ATGGAGCAGACCCGGGCCGCCATCGCCGCGGCGCACAGTCCGTTCGTGCCGCCGCCCGGCCTGCTGGAGGACATCACCGGCGTGCGCGGCGTGCACGTCAAATACGACGACGAGCAGGCATCCGACCTCGCGGTGGCAGCCGCGGCCAAGGCGCTGGACATGGCGGGAACGGGGATCGGCGACATCGATCTGCTGCTGTTCGCCTCCAGCGGTCAGGACCTGGTCGAACCCGCCACTGCCCACATCGTGGCCGCCAAACTCGGCGCCTGCTGCCCGGTGTTCGACGTGAAGAACGCCTGCAACAGCGTGCTCAACGCCCTGGAGACGGCCGCGGCCTTCATCGAGACCGGCCGGTACCGCACGGTCCTGATCGCCTGCGGGGAGACCACGACGCTCACGGCCCGCTGGCACGTGCCCGATCACGACACATTCATGCGCCATCTGCCCGGCTACACCGTTTCCGATGCCGGGGCCGCCCTCCTTCTGACCGCCGGCCCGGCGGGCCCGGACGATCCCGGGGTGCTCCGCACGGTCTTCGCGTCCGACTCCTCCGCCTGGGAAGCGTGCACCGTCGCGGCGGGCGGTTCGATGCACCCGCGCTCCACGCACGACGACCATGTGTGCCTCCGGCTCAACGGCGACGAGCTGTTCCGGAGCGGTCGCGACATGGCCCGGCTCATCCTGGAATACGCGCAGGAAGAAGTGGCGCTGATGCGGGCCAGCGCCTTCGTCGCCGTCCACCAGATCTCCATGCCGCAGTTCCACGAGGCCTGCGGCGCGCTCGGCCTGCCGGTGAACCGGTTCCAGGCCACGGTCGACAAGTACGGCAACGCGGCGTCCGCGTCCCTGCCCTTGCAACTCGTCCTGGCGCAGCAGTGCGAGCGCGTCATGCCGGGGGACACGGTCGCCCTCGTCGGACTGGCCAGCGGGTTCAGCATCGGACTCGCGCTGATCCGGCTGTGA
- a CDS encoding PASTA domain-containing protein, which translates to MPAPHHPAPAPSDPPGTPDGTPPRRWWRTNRARVGCVAAVPLLGLVEPRVGGVVLIVALVLLWWGNSWPKAGRIAASVAAMGLLGAVQPDPPEEAARDTVAEAKSADVKRPRGVTPSPAATTPPAADYRGQNLDVAYGKARKAGFLVLSHDASEKDKFVRGRSLWTVCFQAPGRTGTRPALDFGVVPKGAPCPKEDGLPIPWPTMPGLVWKTWRTARAEVVALGVPADRVEARKAYRNDTLPDEGGYDDWRVCAHDPAKDEKVTGDTRVTLYLSSRDNGCPEPDRGRGTTADLPDRDGDRDPDYRDPFPDDRDRDTRFPDGIPRLGDSGGAGGSSGSSGGSRGGGWSVCRHTRWC; encoded by the coding sequence ATGCCTGCCCCGCACCACCCCGCCCCGGCACCGTCCGACCCTCCCGGCACCCCGGACGGCACGCCCCCGCGCCGCTGGTGGCGGACGAACCGGGCCCGGGTCGGCTGCGTCGCCGCCGTGCCGCTGCTCGGCCTGGTGGAGCCCCGGGTGGGCGGGGTCGTGCTGATCGTCGCGCTGGTCCTGCTGTGGTGGGGCAATTCGTGGCCGAAGGCCGGGAGGATCGCGGCGTCGGTCGCCGCCATGGGCCTGCTGGGCGCGGTCCAGCCCGACCCGCCGGAGGAGGCCGCGCGGGACACCGTGGCGGAAGCGAAGTCAGCCGACGTCAAACGGCCCCGCGGTGTGACGCCCAGCCCGGCCGCGACGACACCGCCGGCTGCCGACTACCGCGGTCAGAACCTGGACGTCGCCTACGGAAAAGCCAGGAAGGCCGGATTCCTCGTCCTGTCCCACGACGCTTCGGAGAAGGACAAGTTCGTCCGGGGCCGCTCGCTGTGGACGGTCTGTTTCCAGGCCCCGGGACGGACCGGCACCCGCCCGGCGCTCGACTTCGGTGTCGTGCCCAAGGGCGCCCCCTGCCCGAAGGAGGACGGCCTGCCCATCCCGTGGCCCACGATGCCCGGGCTGGTGTGGAAGACATGGCGGACGGCCCGCGCGGAGGTCGTCGCCCTGGGGGTGCCCGCCGACCGCGTCGAGGCGCGGAAGGCGTACCGCAACGACACGCTGCCCGACGAGGGCGGGTACGACGACTGGCGGGTGTGCGCGCACGACCCGGCCAAGGACGAGAAGGTCACGGGCGACACCAGGGTGACGCTCTATCTGTCGTCCCGCGACAACGGCTGCCCGGAACCGGACCGGGGGAGGGGCACCACCGCGGACCTCCCGGACCGGGACGGCGACCGCGATCCGGACTACCGCGACCCCTTCCCCGACGACCGCGACCGCGACACCAGGTTCCCGGACGGGATTCCCCGCTTGGGCGATTCCGGTGGCGCCGGCGGTTCGTCGGGGAGTTCGGGAGGCTCCCGGGGTGGCGGCTGGAGCGTCTGCCGCCACACCCGCTGGTGCTGA